Proteins from a single region of Gossypium arboreum isolate Shixiya-1 chromosome 1, ASM2569848v2, whole genome shotgun sequence:
- the LOC108480129 gene encoding histone H4 codes for MSGRGKGGKGLGKGGAKRHRKVLRDNIQGITKPAIRRLARRGGVKRISGLIYEETRGVLKIFLENVIRDAVTYTEHARRKTVTAMDVVYALKRQGRTLYGFGG; via the coding sequence ATGTCAGGAAGAGGAAAGGGAGGTAAGGGGCTCGGAAAGGGAGGAGCCAAGAGGCATAGGAAGGTCTTAAGGGACAACATTCAGGGCATTACCAAGCCTGCGATTCGCCGTTTGGCTCGTAGGGGAGGTGTGAAGAGAATTAGCGGTTTGATCTACGAAGAAACCCGAGGCGTATTGAAGATCTTCTTGGAGAACGTGATTCGTGATGCAGTGACATACACTGAGCACGCCAGAAGGAAGACTGTTACCGCCATGGATGTTGTTTATGCCTTGAAAAGGCAAGGCAGGACTCTCTATGGTTTTGGAGGTTAA